A single region of the Raphanus sativus cultivar WK10039 chromosome 1, ASM80110v3, whole genome shotgun sequence genome encodes:
- the LOC108836797 gene encoding probable membrane metalloprotease ARASP2, chloroplastic: MLLNISSSPISHRIPQFLSNLNNQSKTHHLPKSHLSSTFSNHSLYYTKNRALFNKKRNSFYGERISYKPRALAGFDIGSFESVLEASGVLTAIIVVHETGHFLAAYLQGIHISKFAIGFGPILAKFNSNNVEYSLRAFPLGGFVGFPDNDPNSGIPLDDKNLLKNRPIWDRVIVVSAGIVANVIFAYAIIFAQVVFVGLPVQEAFPGVLVPDVKSSSAASRDGLLPGDVILAVDGSELSSYGSDSVSKVADVVKSNPNHSVLLRVQRGKEDFEIMITPDKSFDGTGRLGVQLSPNVRFSKVKPKNVTETFSFVGREFFGLSYNVLDSLKKTFLNFSQTASQVAGPVAIIAVGAEVAKSNADGLYQFAALLNLNLAVVNLLPLPALDGGTLALILLEAARGGRKLPLEVEQGIMSSGILLVIFLGLFLIVKDTLNLDFIREML; the protein is encoded by the coding sequence ATGCTATTAAACATCTCATCTTCTCCAATCTCTCATCGAATACCTCAATTCCTCTCCAATCTAAACAACCAATCCAAAACCCACCATCTCCCAAAATCTCACCTTTCCTCCACTTTCTCAAACCACAGCCTCTACTACACCAAAAACAGAGCTTTGttcaataaaaaaagaaactcattCTATGGTGAAAGGATCAGTTACAAACCACGAGCTCTCGCTGGATTCGACATCGGAAGCTTCGAGTCAGTCCTCGAAGCTTCAGGTGTTCTCACAGCGATCATCGTCGTCCACGAGACAGGACACTTCTTAGCCGCTTATCTCCAAGGTATCCATATAAGCAAGTTCGCGATAGGGTTCGGTCCGATTCTAGCTAAGTTCAACTCCAACAACGTCGAGTACTCTCTTAGAGCGTTTCCTCTAGGCGGGTTTGTCGGCTTTCCCGACAACGATCCGAACAGTGGAATCCCTCTGGACGACAAGAACCTCCTCAAGAACCGACCGATTTGGGACAGAGTGATTGTGGTCTCAGCTGGAATCGTCGCTAACGTGATCTTCGCTTACGCTATAATCTTTGCTCAAGTCGTGTTCGTTGGCTTACCTGTTCAAGAAGCGTTTCCgggagtccttgttcctgacGTTAAGTCTTCCTCTGCTGCTTCTCGTGATGGATTGCTTCCTGGAGACGTTATCTTAGCCGTTGATGGCAGTGAGCTCTCCAGCTACGGTTCTGACTCCGTTTCCAAGGTTGCTGACGTGGTGAAGAGCAATCCGAATCACAGTGTGTTGCTCAGGGTTCAGAGAGGTAAAGAAGATTTCGAAATCATGATCACGCCTGATAAGAGTTTCGACGGGACGGGGAGACTCGGTGTTCAGCTATCACCGAACGTGAGATTCTCAAAGGTGAAACCGAAGAACGTAACAGAGACTTTTAGTTTCGTAGGAAGAGAGTTCTTTGGTCTCTCTTACAATGTTTTGGACAGTTTGAAAAAGACTTTTCTCAACTTCTCTCAAACCGCTAGTCAAGTCGCTGGTCCTGTTGCCATCATTGCGGTAGGAGCTGAAGTAGCGAAATCAAACGCGGACGGGCTTTACCAGTTTGCGGCATTGCTGAATCTAAACCTTGCTGTGGTCAACCTGTTGCCGTTACCGGCTCTAGATGGTGGAACTTTGGCTTTGATCTTGTTGGAAGCGGCTAGAGGTGGGAGGAAGCTACCGTTAGAGGTTGAACAAGGGATCATGTCGTCTGGAATCTTGCTTGTGATATTTCTCGGTTTGTTTCTCATTGTTAAGGACACACTTAACCTTGATTTCATCAGAGAAATGTTGTAA
- the LOC130508613 gene encoding ATP-dependent helicase rhp16-like, with product MEAIPPSNEVDNMEEDVDDEASSDGDSVDSEFQAEEEKEKELLPLIQFLPLPNPVPVPVDDPAPAPVPVLPKGTKRKASREKGKLLWEIWEQEDQKLVDEHKTEDGDLDHLNNVITVTAEPPPDLIMPLLRYQKEFLAWAIKQEQSVVAGGILADEMGMGKTIQAISLVLARREAARALFREAVGCTLVICPLAALSHWSDEIERYTSPGSTKVLVYHGPKRDKNAEEFKKYDFVLTTYPTVESEYRGCIVSLKEQCEYCNKWFYPAKLVNHKSYYCGPSAVETSKQSKQKKKKIPDAGKKSILHSIKWNRIILDEAHIIKERHRNTAKAVFALKAFYRWALSGTPLQSNVGDLYSLIRFLQIRPYSYYFCKDCDCRILDYTSHVSCSNCTHNAVRHFCWWNKNVAKIYGNVEREKRAMILLKHRVLKDIFLRRTKLGRTADLSLPPRVITLRRDALDIKESDYYESLYKDIKAQFNTYVEAGTLMKNYTNVFVLLIRLRQAADHPYLVVYSQSRGADANLNDEHKMEHECGLCHQPAEDNVVTSCGHEFCKACLIDFSASLGSFSCPTCLELPTMDWTTDADTEQQAESKTTPKGFRASSILNLIKLDDFQTSTKIEALREEIRFMVERDGSAKAIVFSQFISFLDLINYALGKCGVSCVQLVGTMSKAARDIAINKFREDPDCKIFLMSLQAGGVALNLTVASHVFMMDPCWNPAVERQAQDRIHRIGQYKPIRIVKFIIENTVEERILKLQKDKELLFDGSQGGIGTWTAEDIRFLFTT from the exons ATGGAGGCGATTCCTCCATCCAACGAAG TTGACAACATGGAGGAAGACGTTGACGACGAAGCTTCTTCTGATGGAGATTCAGTCGACTCTGAGTTTCAAG ccgaggaggagaaggagaaggagctcCTTCCCCTGATCCAGTTCCTGCCCCTGCCAAATCCTGTCCCTGTCCCTGTTGATGACCCTGCTCCTGCACCTGTGCCTGTGCTGCCAAAGGGCACTAAAAGAAAAGCCTCCAGAGAGAAAGGCAAGCTGTTGTGGGAGATctgggaacaagaagatcaGAAATTGGTTGATGAACATAAGACAGAGGATGGAGATTTGGATCATCTGAATAATGTGATCACTGTAACTGCCGAGCCGCCTCCTGATTTGATCATGCCACTGTTAAGGTACCAAAAGGAGTTTTTAGCGTGGGCGATAAAACAGGAACAGTCAGTTGTTGCAGGAGGCATTCTCGCAGATGAGATGGGGATGGGGAAAACCATACAAGCCATCTCTCTTGTTCTTGCCAGACGTGAAGCTGCCAGGGCTCTGTTTAGAGAAGCAGTGGGGTGCACCCTTGTAATTTGTCCGCTTGCTGCTCTTTCTCACTGGTCAGATGAGATTGAGCGGTATACATCCCCCGGTAGCACCAAGGTCCTTGTATACCATGGGCCTAAGAGAGACAAGAATGCTGAAGAGTTCAAGAAGTACGACTTTGTATTGACAACTTATCCTACCGTTGAGAGTGAATACAGGGGATGCATCGTGTCGCTCAAGGAGCAGTGTGAATATTGCAACAAGTGGTTTTATCCTGCGAAGCTTGTTAACCACAAAAGTTATTATTGTGGGCCTTCGGCTGTGGAAACGAGTAAACAATCtaagcaaaagaagaagaagatcccTGACGCAGGGAAGAAGTCTATTTTGCACTCTATTAAGTGGAATCGGATCATCTTGGATGAG GCTCATATCATCAAAGAAAGACATAGGAACACTGCGAAAGCTGTTTTTGCTTTGAAGGCTTTCTATAGATGGGCTTTGAGCGGTACACCTCTCCAGAGTAATGTTGGAGATCTTTACTCCCTG ATTCGCTTCCTGCAGATTCGTCCATACTCGTATTACTTTTGCAAGGACTGTGACTGTAGAATTCTTGATTAcac TTCGCATGTAAGCTGTAGCAACTGCACTCATAATGCAGTCCGACATTTCTGTTGGTGGAACAAA AATGTGGCCAAAATTTACGGAAACGTGGAGCGGGAAAAGCGAGCCATGATATTACTTAAGCACAGAGTTCTGAAAGACATCTTCCTAAGACGTACTAAATTGGGCCGTACAGCTGATCTTTCCCTTCCTCCTAGAGTC ATCACTCTGAGGCGGGATGCACTAGATATAAAAGAGTCTGATTACTATGAATCACTATACAAAGACATTAAAGCGCAATTTAATAC GTACGTTGAGGCTGGGACATTAATGAAAAACTATACAAATGTATTTGTTCTTCTCATTCGTCTGAGACAG GCTGCTGATCATCCATACCTTGTGGTGTATTCACAATCTCGTGGTGCTGATGCTAACTTGAATGATGAGCACAAAATGGAGCACGAATGCGGTCTCTGCCACCAACCGGCTGAGGACAACGTT GTGACTTCTTGTGGACATGAGTTCTGTAAAGCTTGTTTGATTGATTTCTCTGCATCCCTGGGAAGCTTCAGCTGCCCGACATGCTTGGAACTACCGACTATGGATTGGACTACCGACGCTGACACAGAGCAACAGGCGGAAAGCAAGACAACGCCAAAAGGATTTAGAGCCTCAAGCATCTTAAATCTGATAAAGCTCGATGATTTTCAGACAAGTACAAAGATAGAGGCTTTG AGGGAAGAAATCAGATTCATGGTTGAAAGAGATGGGTCTGCCAAAGCAATAGTTTTCAGCCAGTTCATATCCTTTTTGGATCTGATAAACTACGCCCTTGGGAAG TGTGGGGTTAGTTGCGTCCAACTAGTGGGAACAATGTCCAAGGCAGCTAGAGATATTGCCATCAATAAATTCAGAGAAGATCCAGATTGCAAAATTTTCTTGATGAGTTTGCAAGCGGGAGGGGTTGCTCTCAACTTAACAGTCGCTTCACAT GTGTTCATGATGGATCCGTGCTGGAACCCAGCGGTTGAGAGGCAAGCACAGGACAGGATACATAGGATCGGACAGTACAAGCCAATCAG GATTGTGAAATTCATAATAGAGAACACAGTGGAGGAAAGGATTCTGAAGCTTCAAAAGGACAAGGAACTTTTGTTTGATGGTTCTCAGGGGGGCATAGGAACTTGGACAGCAGAAGATATTAGGTTTCTGTTTACCACCTAA
- the LOC108861551 gene encoding uncharacterized TPR repeat-containing protein At1g05150 has product MATRGSRSEKVKRIFQQFDVNRDGGLNREEMAALVVAVNPRVKFSDEQINAILDEVFRTYAEFIDPATKSLTYDGLLRTYDDGAGDVDRDFDALGLELNAADEAAAAAGATTRGVSEASSSSIAADERAVEAQRKQRTAAWAVSPNHGIVFDDTWKLVDDLEILVKRLKSKQEKVNSNNNSNNGNNNVDAFSDAGWSRELGPSTELSDKRIYWEESSHDYNVFVKELGVLRSRADGARSREEAFDGHMAIGRVLYEHQLFKEALVSFKRACELQPTDVRPHFKAGNCLYVLGKCKESKDEFLLALEAAESGGNQWAYLLPQIYVNLGISLEGEGMVLSACEYYREAAILCPTHYRALKLLGSALFGVGEYRAAVKALEEAIYLKPDYADAHCDLASSLHSMGEDERAIEVFQRAIDLKPGHVDALYNLGGLYMDLGRFQRASEMYARVLAVWPNHWRAQLNKAVSLLGAGETEEAKRALKEALKLTNRVELHDAVSHLKHLQKKKGKKNGSGSGNGGGGEGSFVVVEASKFKTVGEKTTLRPDLATALQVRAFQKVTRLGKCDVEAVRKEMRDNDVPVSYSGSGGPTKSIRKPNLEEILRRLLSSLKPETFQGAIKAINERILSVLDDSGSGRVDMGMFYAVIAPLCGGHSDKRKRVAFEALLWRPVNEGSSQITKTDADKYIKLLRAIYIPSHGMSEMLEVHGEEEGAGSSVTVTFNQFLAMFEDPDWGFGIMSTILKLEGNDRNRHGNHVCSVCRYPIIGSRFKEVKARFSLCNQCYSEGKVPPSFKQEEYRFREYGSEAEAMKAKCVCFSGQSHKKPIAA; this is encoded by the coding sequence ATGGCGACGAGAGGAAGCAGATCGGAGAAAGTCAAGCGCATATTCCAGCAATTCGACGTGAACCGCGACGGAGGTCTCAACCGCGAGGAGATGGCGGCGCTCGTCGTGGCCGTGAACCCTAGGGTCAAATTCAGCGACGAGCAGATCAACGCGATCCTCGACGAGGTCTTCCGGACCTACGCCGAGTTCATCGATCCCGCCACCAAGAGCCTGACCTACGACGGTCTCCTCCGCACCTACGACGACGGCGCCGGAGACGTCGACAGAGACTTCGACGCTTTGGGGCTCGAGCTCAACGCCGCCGACGAGGCGGCTGCCGCGGCGGGGGCAACGACCAGAGGAGTCTCCGAGGCTTCGTCCTCTTCGATTGCCGCCGACGAGAGAGCCGTCGAGGCGCAGAGGAAACAGAGGACCGCCGCTTGGGCGGTTTCTCCTAACCACGGGATCGTGTTTGATGACACGTGGAAGTTAGTTGACGATTTGGAGATTTTAGTCAAAAGATTGAAGTCGAAGCAGGAGAAAGTGAACAGTAACAACAACAGTAACAACGGCAACAACAATGTTGATGCGTTTTCGGATGCGGGATGGTCTAGAGAGTTAGGTCCATCCACGGAGCTCTCCGATAAAAGAATCTACTGGGAGGAGTCGAGTCACGATTACAACGTGTTCGTGAAGGAGCTGGGAGTGTTGAGAAGCAGAGCAGACGGAGCTAGGTCCAGAGAGGAAGCCTTCGACGGACACATGGCGATCGGCAGGGTACTTTACGAGCACCAGCTGTTTAAAGAAGCGCTCGTCAGCTTTAAGAGAGCTTGCGAGCTCCAGCCGACTGACGTGAGACCTCATTTCAAAGCTGGGAACTGTCTCTACGTTTTGGGGAAATGCAAAGAGTCGAAAGACGAGTTCTTGCTAGCCTTGGAAGCTGCTGAGTCGGGTGGGAACCAGTGGGCTTACTTGCTTCCTCAGATATATGTTAACCTCGGCATCTCTCTGGAAGGTGAAGGTATGGTTTTGAGTGCTTGTGAGTATTATAGAGAAGCTGCGATTCTTTGCCCCACGCATTATAGAGCGTTGAAGCTATTAGGCAGCGCGTTGTTCGGTGTTGGAGAGTATAGAGCGGCGGTTAAGGCGTTAGAGGAAGCTATATACTTGAAGCCGGACTACGCCGACGCTCATTGTGATTTAGCTTCTTCGTTGCATTCGATGGGGGAAGATGAGAGAGCTATAGAGGTTTTCCAGAGGGCGATAGACTTGAAGCCAGGACACGTGGATGCGTTGTATAACCTCGGCGGGCTTTACATGGATTTAGGTAGGTTTCAGAGAGCTTCCGAGATGTACGCTAGGGTGTTGGCTGTGTGGCCTAACCATTGGCGTGCTCAGCTCAACAAGGCCGTGTCTCTTCTAGGTGCTGGAGAGACGGAAGAAGCTAAACGGGCTCTTAAGGAGGCACTGAAGCTGACGAACCGTGTTGAGCTGCACGACGCGGTTTCTCATCTGAAGCATTTGCAGAAGAAGAAAGGTAAGAAGAATGGTAGTGGTAGTGGTAATGGAGGAGGTGGAGAAGGTTCTTTTGTCGTCGTGGAGGCTTCCAAGTTCAAGACCGTTGGTGAGAAGACGACTCTGAGACCGGACTTAGCCACTGCTCTTCAGGTCAGAGCCTTTCAGAAGGTGACTAGGCTCGGGAAATGCGACGTGGAGGCTGTGAGGAAGGAGATGAGAGACAACGACGTCCCTGTGTCCTACTCAGGAAGCGGCGGGCCGACGAAATCGATCAGGAAACCGAATCTTGAGGAGATCCTCAGGCGTCTGCTTAGTTCATTGAAGCCTGAGACGTTCCAAGGAGCTATCAAAGCCATCAACGAGAGGATCCTCTCGGTTCTTGATGATTCAGGGTCTGGAAGAGTAGACATGGGTATGTTCTACGCGGTGATCGCTCCCTTATGCGGTGGACACTCAGACAAACGCAAGAGAGTTGCTTTCGAGGCGCTTCTCTGGAGACCGGTCAACGAAGGAAGCTCGCAGATCACTAAAACCGACGCGGACAAGTACATCAAGCTGCTGAGAGCTATCTACATTCCGTCCCACGGGATGAGCGAGATGCTGGAAGTTcacggagaagaagaaggagctGGTTCCTCCGTGACGGTAACGTTTAATCAGTTTCTAGCCATGTTCGAGGATCCTGACTGGGGGTTTGGTATCATGTCCACGATACTTAAGCTGGAGGGGAACGATAGGAACCGGCATGGGAACCATGTGTGTTCGGTTTGTCGGTATCCGATCATTGGGTCTCGGTTTAAGGAAGTGAAAGCCCGGTTTAGTTTGTGTAACCAGTGTTACAGCGAAGGGAAGGTTCCGCCTTCGTTTAAACAGGAGGAGTACAGGTTCAGAGAGTATGGGAGTGAAGCTGAAGCTATGAAAGCTAAGTGTGTTTGTTTCTCAGGGCAGTCTCATAAGAAACCGATAGCTgcttga
- the LOC108842714 gene encoding ent-kaurenoic acid oxidase 1 produces the protein MPSFLRAFKTSDPDSFARSLVKRYGPKGVYKTHMFGNPSIIVTTPDTCRRVLTDDDAFRPGWPTSTMELIGRKSFIGIPYEEHKRLRRLTAAPVNGHEALSLYIPYIEENVITALDKWSKMGEFEFLTHLRKLTFRIIMYIFLSTESENVMDALEREYTALNYGVRAMAVNVPGFAYHRALKARKKLVAAFQSIVTERRVQRKQNSSSNKKDMLDNLIDVEDENGKTLDDEEIIDVLLMYLNAGHESSGHTIMWATIFLQEHPEFLQRAKAEQEMILENRPKGQKELTLKETRQMEFLSQVVDETLRVITFSLTAFREAKTDVEMNGYLIPKGWKVLTWFRDVHMDPEVYSDPRKFDPSRWDKGFIPKAGAFLPFGAGSHLCPGNDLAKLEISIFLHHFLLKYRVKRSNTECPVMYLPHTRPTDNCLARISYQ, from the exons ATGCCGTCTTTTCTCAGAGCTTTCAAGACCTCTGACCCTGACTCCTTTGCCCGCTCCTTAGTCAAAag GTATGGACCTAAAGGTGTCTACAAAACACACATGTTCGGGAACCCAAGCATAATAGTGACAACACCAGATACTTGCCGGCGTGTGCTGACGGATGACGATGCGTTCCGGCCAGGTTGGCCAACATCTACGATGGAACTCATTGGAAGGAAGTCGTTCATCGGTATTCCTTACGAAGAACACAAACGCCTCAGGCGTTTGACTGCTGCACCGGTCAACGGCCATGAAGCTCTTTCTCTCTACATACCTTACATCGAAGAGAACGTTATCACCGCCCTAGACAAGTGGAGCAAGATGGGAGAGTTCGAGTTCTTGACTCATCTGCGTAAGCTTACCTTTAGGATCATCATGTACATCTTTCTCAGCACCGAGAGTGAGAACGTCATGGACGCGTTGGAACGAGAGTACACCGCTCTTAACTATGGAGTGAGAGCGATGGCGGTTAATGTTCCTGGCTTTGCTTATCATAGAGCACTCAAG GCGAGGAAGAAACTTGTGGCTGCGTTTCAGTCTATAGTGACTGAGCGCAGAGTTCAAAGGAAGCAGAACAGTTCGTCCAATAAGAAAGATATGCTGGACAATCTCATTgatgttgaagatgaaaatggGAAAACTTTGGATGACGAAGAAATTATTGATGTTCTTCTGATGTATCTTAATGCTGGTCATGAATCATCTGGCCACACCATTATGTGGGCTACTATTTTCCTTCAGGAGCACCCTGAGTTTCTTCAAAGGGCAAAG GCCGAACAAGAGATGATCCTGGAGAACAGGCCTAAGGGACAGAAGGAACTTACTCTAAAAGAAACTAGACAAATGGAGTTTTTGTCGCAG GTTGTTGATGAGACACTTCGAGTCATTACATTCTCACTTACCGCATTTCGGGAGGCAAAGACTGATGTTGAAATGAATG GCTATTTGATCCCAAAAGGTTGGAAGGTTTTGACATGGTTTAGGGATGTCCACATGGACCCTGAAGTCTACTCGGATCCAAGAAAGTTTGATCCTTCTAGATGGGAT aaggGGTTTATACCAAAAGCTGGTGCCTTCCTTCCTTTTGGTGCTGGAAGCCATTTATGTCCAGGAAATGATCTCGCTAAGCTCgagatttctatttttcttcaTCATTTCCTCCTCAAATATCG GGTGAAAAGGAGCAACACAGAGTGTCCAGTGATGTACTTGCCTCACACCAGACCAACTGATAATTGCTTGGCAAGAATCAGTTATCAGTAA
- the LOC130508626 gene encoding probable beta-1,3-galactosyltransferase 2: protein MTTTKMKGGGGEHSSSRSFASRKWTLLLCLGSFCVGMFFTDRMWSVPESRDVSRPSVTEAERLKLISEGCNPKSLYQKEVKRDPQALFSQVSSTHNAIQTLDKTISSLEMELAAARSVQESLTNGAPVSDDMGKNKQPQGKKRRRYLMVVGINTAFSSRKRRDSVRATWMPQGEKRRRLEEDKGIIIRFVIGHSATAGGILDRAIEAEDRKHGDFLRLDHVEGYLELSGKTKTYFSTAFSMWDADFYVKVDDDVHVNIATLGETLVRHRKKPRVYIGCMKSGPVLYQKGVRYHEPEYWKFGENGNKYFRHATGQIYAISRDLASYISINQHVLHKYANEDVSLGAWFIGIDVKHIDDRRLCCGTPPDCEWKAQAGNICVASFDWTCSGICRSADRLKEVHRRCSEGENALWSATF, encoded by the exons ATGACGACGACGAAGAtgaaaggaggaggaggagagcaTTCTTCTTCTAGAAGCTTCGCGTCTCGTAAATGGACGTTGTTACTCTGTTTAGGGAGCTTCTGCGTCGGAATGTTCTTCACCGATCG GATGTGGAGTGTTCCGGAATCTAGAGACGTCTCTCGTCCATCAGTAACCGAAGCTGAGAGATTAAAGCTCATATCCGAAGGCTGCAATCCTAAATCT CTTTACCAGAAAGAAGTTAAACGAGATCCTCAGGCTTTGTTTTCACAAGTATCCAGTACTCACAACGCTATACA GACATTGGATAAGACCATTTCGAGCTTAGAGATGGAGTTAGCTGCTGCAAGGTCAGTTCAGGAGTCTTTAACAAACGGTGCTCCTGTTTCTGATGATATGGGGAAGAACAAGCAACCGCAGGGGAAGAAGAGACGACGGTACTTGATGGTTGTAGGGATTAATACAGCTTTTAGTAGCCGGAAGAGAAGAGATTCTGTTCGAGCTACGTGGATGCCTCAAG GTGAAAAGAGGAGGAGACTTGAAGAAGACAAGGGGATTATTATCCGGTTTGTCATTGGTCACAG TGCCACGGCCGGGGGTATTCTAGACCGAGCCATAGAAGCTGAGGACAGGAAGCATGGAGATTTCTTGAGACTG GACCATGTTGAAGGGTATCTAGAGCTGTCAGGCAAGACCAAGACCTACTTCTCTACAGCCTTTTCAATGTGGGATGCTGATTTCTATGTCAAAGTAGATGATGACGTTCATGTAAACATAG CAACTCTTGGAGAAACTCTGGTTAGACACCGGAAGAAACCACGGGTCTATATCGGCTGCATGAAATCTGGTCCTGTTCTCTATCAAAA AGGGGTGAGATACCATGAGCCAGAGTACTGGAAGTTTGGTGAGAATGGGAACAAATACTTCCGTCATGCTACTGGTCAGATATATGCCATTTCAAGAGACTTGGCTTCTTACATATCAATCAATCA GCATGTTCTACACAAGTATGCGAACGAAGATGTTTCCTTAGGAGCTTGGTTTATTGGGATTGATGTTAAACACATTGATGATAGAAGATTATGCTGCGGCACTCCTCCTG ATTGCGAATGGAAAGCACAAGCTGGGAACATATGTGTAGCATCGTTCGACTGGACATGCAGCGGAATCTGCAGATCAGCAGATCGTCTCAAAGAGGTTCATAGACGGTGCAGTGAAGGCGAAAACGCTCTTTGGAGTGCCACCTTTTGA